From Bacteroidia bacterium, the proteins below share one genomic window:
- a CDS encoding peptide chain release factor 3, with protein sequence MTTIIEKEIDKRKTFAIISHPDAGKTTLTEKLLLFGGAIQTAGAVKSNKIKKTATSDFMEIEKQRGISVATSVMTFNYKNKLINILDTPGHKDFAEDTFRTLTAVDSVILVIDCVKGVEEQTEKLMEVCRMRDTPVIVFINKLDREGRDPYELLDELEQKLSIKVRPLSWPIGIGATFKGVYKLYDGSFRFTETAKTKIGKEVAVLNDLYSSELDNLIGAKEAEKLREDNELIEGIYGEFDIAAYLSGKLAPVFFGSALNSFGIQEMLDKFIEIAPRPKPRETSLRLVSPNEPKLSGFVFKIHANIDPRHRDRIAFLRIVSGKFDRNTFYYHVRLDKEMKFSNPVTFMAESKSLVESAFPGDVVGLYDTGNFKIGDTITEGEKMIYKGIPSFSPEIFKELINLDPMKSKQLEKGIEQLTDEGVAQLFRQEPGNRKFIGTVGELQFEVILYRLEHEYGAKCRFEARSFYKACWITGDKSKINEFIKFKAKNIVSDKDHNLVFLADTAWVLNTAIETNPDIQFHFTSEFKDG encoded by the coding sequence ATGACTACTATAATCGAGAAAGAAATAGACAAGCGTAAGACATTTGCCATCATAAGTCACCCGGATGCCGGAAAAACAACACTGACTGAAAAACTACTTTTATTTGGTGGTGCCATTCAAACTGCCGGTGCTGTTAAGTCAAATAAAATTAAAAAAACTGCCACATCCGATTTTATGGAGATTGAAAAGCAAAGAGGGATTAGTGTTGCAACCTCGGTTATGACTTTCAATTACAAGAACAAACTCATTAATATTTTGGACACACCCGGTCACAAGGATTTTGCTGAGGATACATTTAGAACACTTACTGCGGTAGATAGTGTCATTCTTGTTATTGACTGCGTTAAAGGGGTTGAAGAACAAACGGAGAAACTTATGGAAGTATGTCGTATGAGAGACACTCCTGTAATTGTTTTTATCAACAAGTTAGACCGCGAAGGTCGAGACCCTTATGAACTATTAGATGAATTAGAACAAAAACTTTCAATTAAAGTTCGTCCGCTTAGCTGGCCTATTGGAATAGGAGCAACCTTTAAAGGTGTATATAAATTATATGACGGCAGTTTTAGATTTACTGAAACAGCAAAAACAAAAATCGGCAAAGAAGTGGCTGTACTCAACGACCTTTATTCTTCAGAACTAGACAATTTGATTGGAGCTAAGGAAGCTGAAAAACTAAGAGAAGACAATGAACTCATTGAAGGCATCTATGGTGAATTTGATATCGCAGCATATTTATCCGGTAAACTTGCTCCGGTGTTTTTTGGTTCAGCATTGAACAGTTTTGGTATCCAAGAAATGCTTGATAAATTTATTGAAATTGCACCCAGACCTAAACCACGCGAAACCTCTTTAAGACTAGTAAGCCCTAATGAGCCTAAATTAAGCGGTTTTGTTTTTAAAATTCATGCAAACATAGATCCCAGACACAGAGACAGAATTGCATTCCTCCGTATTGTTTCAGGCAAGTTTGACAGGAACACTTTCTATTATCATGTAAGATTAGACAAGGAAATGAAATTTTCTAATCCCGTAACTTTTATGGCGGAAAGTAAGAGTTTGGTTGAAAGTGCATTCCCGGGAGATGTTGTTGGCTTATATGATACCGGGAATTTTAAGATTGGAGACACTATCACTGAAGGCGAGAAAATGATTTACAAAGGAATACCGAGTTTTTCGCCTGAGATTTTCAAAGAACTAATTAACCTTGATCCTATGAAATCCAAACAACTCGAAAAAGGTATTGAACAACTCACGGATGAAGGTGTTGCACAGTTGTTTAGACAAGAACCAGGTAACAGAAAATTTATAGGCACAGTGGGCGAATTACAATTTGAAGTCATTTTATACAGATTAGAACATGAATACGGTGCAAAGTGTCGTTTTGAAGCACGTTCTTTCTACAAAGCTTGTTGGATTACAGGAGATAAAAGTAAAATAAACGAGTTTATTAAGTTTAAAGCAAAAAATATTGTTTCAGACAAAG
- a CDS encoding cytochrome c oxidase subunit II produces MNSTLKKTIFKALVAVVFLSIAYFAKPVFSHQILPFETHQASWFGVGGGEYTPYEAVTPYDTVRTQVLWMIFIAFVLLIVVIAFVFDIAHFTYKITGKKVADINKVSAWICIIILVVGVYFAFWELFAQGKYAKVGNPSAAHGVALDNMFMFTFVLTFAVFILTEILLFVFPFLYRTKEGRKAYYYPENNKLEIFWTAVPFIILVIMAFRGNAAWKEITYNPEAKNADEIEVFAYQFGWSARYPGQDGKFGAASFNYISGTNPLGLAVKSEVAKFTEELKKDTADCNKKIANVSVYLSELNSQLIEYQNKADFKGVKDTEKEIENVKCGKYVDELKLTLRRRTKQLERMALLESDKDQYAKTFNGDANDDLVVKEIVIQKGKAVRFKFRSRDVIHSAFAPDFRLQMNTVPGMSTYFVFVPTKTTAEARAEKGDEEFNYYIYCNKVCGQAHFNMKIKITVVETEAEYKEWIGKQKPSFAETQITNSASMIAVTDSHKANNL; encoded by the coding sequence ATGAATTCTACTTTAAAAAAGACCATATTCAAGGCATTAGTTGCTGTTGTATTTTTGTCAATTGCTTATTTTGCAAAACCAGTTTTTTCTCATCAAATCCTGCCATTTGAAACGCATCAAGCATCATGGTTTGGAGTTGGAGGAGGAGAATATACTCCTTATGAAGCTGTAACTCCATACGATACGGTTAGAACTCAGGTTTTATGGATGATTTTTATTGCCTTTGTTTTATTAATTGTTGTTATTGCATTTGTTTTTGATATCGCACATTTCACATATAAAATAACAGGCAAGAAGGTTGCAGATATTAATAAGGTAAGTGCATGGATTTGTATCATTATCTTGGTTGTTGGGGTTTATTTTGCATTCTGGGAACTATTTGCTCAGGGTAAATATGCCAAAGTAGGCAATCCAAGTGCTGCACATGGTGTTGCATTAGATAACATGTTCATGTTTACTTTTGTATTAACCTTCGCAGTTTTTATTCTTACTGAGATTTTATTGTTTGTTTTTCCATTCTTGTATAGGACTAAAGAAGGCAGAAAAGCATACTACTATCCTGAAAACAATAAACTTGAAATCTTCTGGACTGCTGTTCCTTTCATAATATTGGTTATAATGGCATTTAGAGGAAATGCAGCATGGAAAGAAATTACCTATAACCCCGAAGCTAAAAATGCTGATGAAATAGAAGTTTTTGCATATCAGTTTGGTTGGTCTGCACGCTACCCAGGTCAAGATGGAAAGTTTGGCGCAGCAAGTTTTAATTATATCTCAGGTACTAACCCTTTAGGTTTAGCAGTAAAATCAGAGGTTGCGAAGTTTACGGAAGAGTTAAAGAAGGATACAGCTGATTGTAATAAAAAGATTGCGAATGTTTCTGTTTATTTATCTGAACTTAATAGCCAATTAATTGAATATCAAAATAAAGCAGACTTTAAGGGAGTAAAAGACACAGAAAAAGAAATAGAAAATGTGAAGTGTGGTAAATATGTTGATGAGTTAAAATTAACGTTACGCAGAAGAACAAAACAATTAGAGAGAATGGCTTTGTTAGAATCTGATAAGGACCAATACGCTAAAACATTTAATGGAGATGCAAACGATGATTTGGTGGTGAAAGAAATTGTTATTCAAAAAGGGAAGGCTGTAAGATTCAAATTCCGTTCTAGAGATGTTATTCATTCAGCATTTGCTCCGGATTTTAGACTACAAATGAATACTGTACCAGGTATGAGTACATATTTTGTTTTTGTTCCAACTAAAACCACCGCAGAAGCCAGAGCAGAAAAAGGCGATGAAGAATTCAATTATTATATTTATTGTAACAAGGTCTGTGGTCAAGCACATTTTAATATGAAGATTAAAATTACTGTTGTTGAAACAGAAGCAGAATATAAAGAGTGGATAGGTAAACAAAAACCTTCTTTTGCAGAAACTCAAATAACTAATTCTGCGAGCATGATTGCAGTTACCGATTCTCACAAAGCAAATAATCTTTAA
- a CDS encoding cbb3-type cytochrome c oxidase subunit I, with the protein MSHTAHIETEGHSHHEHGKQSFISKYIFSLDHKMISRQYLITGMIMGCIGGFMSVLFRLQLAWPGHSFTIVEMLLGKWGKGGVIDPNFFLALVTIHGTIMVFFVLTGGLSGTYSNLLIPLQIGARDMASPFLNMLGVWFFIASAIVLVCSFFVETGPAGGGWTVYPPLSALDKAIPGSGMGMTLWLFSIVLFIISSLLGGINYISTILNMRTKGMSMNRMPLTVWSFFFAAIVGLLSFPVLLGAGLFLIFDRMLGTSFYLSDIYLNGVGALDNVGGSPILYQHLFWFLGHPEVYIIILPAFGIVSEIISNNARKPIFGYTAMIISMFSISFLSFLVWGHHMFVTGMNPFLGTIFMAISLIIAVPSSVKTFNYLTTLWKGNIRFTPGMLFSIGMVSLFISGGVTGMFLGNAAVDITLHDTYFVIGHFHLVMGAAAIFAMFGGVYHWFPKMFGRMMNNTLGHFHFWLTFIGAYVVFYPMHFLGVAGVPRRYYEFTLIPEFGVWMDVNIVMTLGAILGVGAQLLFIYNFVRSIYWGEKATQNPWNANGLEWTTPVEHIHGNWPGPLPVVYRGAYEYSVPGRESDFWPQNEPDDSDLVEANYQPVTSHTPDTETPSVIDETPTANKVLFSSFARLFGLVKA; encoded by the coding sequence ATGAGTCATACAGCACATATAGAAACAGAAGGTCATAGCCACCATGAACATGGCAAACAGAGCTTTATAAGCAAGTATATTTTTAGTTTGGATCACAAAATGATTTCACGTCAATATCTAATCACAGGTATGATTATGGGATGTATTGGTGGTTTTATGTCTGTCTTGTTCAGATTACAATTAGCTTGGCCAGGACACTCGTTTACCATTGTAGAAATGTTGCTTGGTAAGTGGGGTAAAGGCGGAGTTATTGACCCGAACTTCTTCCTAGCATTAGTTACTATTCATGGTACAATCATGGTGTTCTTTGTACTTACCGGTGGGTTAAGCGGCACCTATAGTAATCTGTTAATTCCGTTACAAATTGGAGCTAGAGATATGGCATCTCCATTTTTAAATATGCTTGGCGTTTGGTTCTTTATCGCTTCTGCAATAGTATTGGTTTGTTCATTTTTTGTTGAAACTGGTCCTGCCGGTGGTGGATGGACTGTTTATCCTCCTTTGTCAGCACTAGACAAAGCAATTCCTGGTTCGGGTATGGGAATGACTTTGTGGTTGTTTTCAATTGTCTTGTTTATAATTTCATCTTTATTAGGTGGCATTAATTATATTTCAACTATTCTAAACATGAGAACTAAAGGTATGTCCATGAATCGTATGCCTTTAACAGTTTGGAGTTTCTTTTTTGCTGCTATTGTAGGATTGCTTTCTTTCCCTGTATTGTTAGGTGCAGGATTATTTTTAATTTTTGATAGAATGTTAGGAACCTCATTCTATTTGTCGGATATTTATCTTAATGGTGTTGGAGCTTTAGATAATGTTGGAGGTAGCCCTATCTTATATCAACATTTATTTTGGTTTTTAGGACATCCAGAGGTTTATATTATTATTCTACCTGCTTTTGGGATTGTATCAGAAATTATATCAAACAATGCACGTAAACCTATATTTGGATATACTGCAATGATTATTTCCATGTTTAGTATTTCTTTCTTGTCTTTCCTTGTATGGGGACACCACATGTTTGTTACAGGTATGAATCCGTTTTTAGGTACTATTTTTATGGCTATTAGCTTGATTATCGCTGTGCCATCATCCGTAAAGACATTTAATTATCTTACGACATTGTGGAAAGGTAATATAAGATTTACACCAGGTATGTTATTCTCAATTGGCATGGTTTCATTATTTATTTCCGGAGGTGTTACAGGGATGTTCTTAGGAAATGCTGCTGTAGATATTACACTGCACGATACTTATTTTGTAATTGGACATTTCCACCTTGTAATGGGTGCGGCTGCAATATTTGCGATGTTTGGTGGAGTCTATCATTGGTTTCCAAAAATGTTTGGACGTATGATGAATAACACATTGGGACATTTTCATTTTTGGCTTACCTTCATAGGCGCTTATGTAGTATTTTACCCTATGCACTTTTTAGGTGTTGCCGGAGTGCCTCGTAGATATTATGAGTTCACATTAATCCCTGAATTCGGGGTTTGGATGGATGTGAATATTGTGATGACACTTGGAGCTATTTTAGGAGTTGGAGCACAGTTACTTTTCATTTATAACTTTGTTAGAAGTATTTATTGGGGGGAAAAAGCTACTCAGAATCCTTGGAATGCGAATGGACTTGAATGGACAACACCTGTTGAACATATTCATGGTAATTGGCCAGGTCCACTTCCTGTTGTATATAGAGGTGCTTATGAATATAGTGTACCCGGAAGAGAGTCTGATTTCTGGCCCCAAAATGAACCTGATGATAGTGATTTAGTTGAAGCTAATTATCAACCTGTTACATCTCACACACCTGATACTGAAACTCCTTCAGTTATTGATGAGACTCCAACTGCAAACAAAGTATTATTTTCTTCTTTTGCACGCTTGTTCGGTTTGGTTAAAGCATAA
- a CDS encoding OmpA family protein has translation MKNKLQKISNRLFLMSVFMMLCNSLYSQMSYEEYKATYKPNYKTITPDMKLVKTINDSKPSVGAAAIEILLENIDKNSSDQDSKLKIVAILTSCKRDVVANILKELSTENAIKALNIVKDEWVREVMWFVDVTTYHNLASSLAAIKNFKVNDGAFGQKSDKWMPVYAGLGYDLSIGGYQAFNDYIEVYNAGTTKKDGKGNLLTLSTPLNKMSKTNGIDIFGAFYKTGKRIIEIQLQSRKAVSTGGGTDWSRTYSFGSNALNLLILKPSAHTYKPVITYSGWGFHGAFANVRGKIDVANSEGVPHQGKLGGGTSAGFSYNLGMFINPSKKWPVMIGLRAYAQFNLMLYDVSYLNATNPQASTPKTVKSMNNLYGLQFQAIYKFPQRTPSHVYPTFQEEIVAKMDKHINTVYSEINPVISPDGKTLYFIRSDHPLNNVGAYSSQDIWVADISNGIENASAEHLTDPFNTRTYNSIAGVSPDENTMMIKGFFKNGEYVKKGYSFIYRTIDGWSKPEGITIKDYENMSKGNYVAAYWTQDGKHLILGFSESSTDDNEKLYVSHLQKDGTWSRPINLGPKINTSGDDVHSPFMASDGKTLYFSSNRKGGLGSNDIWISKRLDDTWTNWSEPENLGDGVNTPKWDAYYSIDASGKYAYMASSENSVGLTDIVRITLKEDVQPDPVVLIRGKVLNEKTNEPIGATIVYNGIEDGVNYGVARTNPKTGEYKVVLPYGKNYDITASAAGFIGVSENLDFRKVGDYQEIEKNLYLVPIEVGATVRLNNIFFEFGSANLQSESFTELDRVVKFMQDNQTVKIELSGHTDNVGSDASNNKLSQDRVNSVKKYLVDKGINESRMTAKGYGKTKPVATNDTEEGRQQNRRVEFSIIEK, from the coding sequence ATGAAAAATAAATTACAAAAAATCAGCAACAGATTATTCCTGATGTCTGTATTTATGATGCTATGTAATTCGTTGTATTCTCAAATGTCGTATGAAGAATATAAAGCGACTTACAAACCCAATTACAAAACCATTACTCCTGATATGAAGCTTGTGAAAACAATTAATGATTCAAAGCCTAGTGTAGGAGCAGCAGCAATCGAGATTTTATTAGAGAATATTGATAAAAACTCAAGTGATCAGGACTCTAAATTGAAAATTGTTGCAATTTTAACAAGTTGTAAGCGTGACGTGGTTGCGAATATTTTAAAAGAACTTTCAACCGAGAATGCAATAAAGGCACTAAATATTGTAAAAGATGAATGGGTGAGAGAAGTAATGTGGTTCGTTGATGTAACAACATATCATAATTTAGCTTCTAGTTTAGCGGCTATCAAAAATTTCAAAGTCAATGATGGCGCATTCGGGCAAAAATCAGATAAGTGGATGCCTGTTTATGCAGGTCTTGGTTATGATCTTTCTATAGGAGGATATCAGGCATTTAATGATTATATAGAAGTTTACAACGCGGGGACAACTAAAAAAGATGGGAAAGGAAATCTTTTGACATTGTCCACTCCGTTAAATAAAATGAGTAAAACAAATGGTATAGATATATTTGGTGCTTTCTATAAAACAGGCAAAAGAATAATCGAGATTCAATTGCAAAGTAGAAAAGCAGTTTCTACGGGTGGTGGTACCGACTGGTCTAGGACATACAGCTTTGGTTCAAATGCACTTAATTTGTTAATTTTAAAACCAAGTGCACATACATATAAACCTGTCATAACTTATTCAGGCTGGGGTTTTCATGGAGCTTTTGCTAATGTAAGAGGTAAGATTGACGTAGCGAATTCTGAAGGTGTGCCACATCAAGGAAAGTTAGGTGGAGGTACTTCTGCCGGATTTAGCTATAACTTAGGGATGTTTATTAACCCAAGTAAAAAATGGCCAGTAATGATTGGTTTACGAGCTTATGCACAATTTAATTTAATGCTTTATGATGTTAGTTATCTGAATGCCACTAATCCTCAAGCAAGTACTCCAAAGACTGTAAAATCAATGAATAATCTTTATGGATTACAGTTTCAAGCTATTTATAAGTTCCCTCAAAGAACACCTTCTCATGTATATCCAACATTCCAAGAGGAAATAGTTGCTAAAATGGATAAGCATATTAACACAGTATATAGTGAGATTAATCCGGTCATTTCACCCGATGGGAAAACTCTTTATTTTATTAGATCTGATCACCCTTTAAATAATGTTGGTGCTTATTCTTCTCAAGATATTTGGGTAGCTGATATTAGTAATGGAATAGAAAACGCTTCTGCGGAGCATTTAACAGATCCTTTTAATACTCGCACATATAATAGTATTGCAGGTGTGAGTCCCGATGAAAATACCATGATGATTAAAGGTTTCTTTAAGAATGGAGAGTATGTTAAAAAAGGATATTCTTTCATCTATAGAACTATTGACGGTTGGTCTAAACCGGAAGGGATTACTATTAAAGATTATGAAAACATGTCTAAGGGTAACTATGTTGCTGCATATTGGACTCAAGATGGTAAACATTTAATTTTAGGTTTTTCTGAAAGTTCAACAGATGATAACGAGAAATTATATGTATCTCATTTGCAAAAGGATGGAACATGGTCAAGACCTATTAATTTAGGACCCAAAATCAACACTTCAGGAGATGACGTTCACTCTCCGTTTATGGCATCTGATGGAAAAACCCTTTATTTCTCTTCAAACAGAAAAGGAGGACTTGGAAGTAATGATATTTGGATTTCAAAGAGATTGGATGATACTTGGACAAATTGGTCTGAGCCGGAGAACTTAGGTGATGGTGTAAATACACCTAAATGGGATGCATATTATTCAATTGATGCATCAGGAAAATATGCTTATATGGCAAGTTCTGAAAACTCAGTTGGCTTAACTGATATTGTTAGAATAACACTTAAAGAGGATGTTCAACCGGATCCTGTTGTATTGATTCGAGGAAAAGTGTTGAATGAAAAAACTAATGAACCCATTGGAGCCACTATTGTTTATAATGGAATTGAAGATGGCGTGAATTATGGTGTTGCACGTACGAATCCCAAAACAGGTGAATATAAAGTTGTATTACCTTATGGTAAGAACTACGATATTACAGCAAGCGCTGCAGGTTTCATTGGTGTTTCGGAAAATTTAGATTTTAGAAAAGTCGGAGACTATCAAGAAATTGAGAAGAACCTTTATCTTGTTCCTATTGAAGTAGGTGCTACTGTTAGGTTGAATAATATTTTCTTTGAGTTTGGTTCTGCTAATTTACAATCTGAATCATTTACAGAGTTAGATAGAGTAGTGAAGTTCATGCAGGATAACCAAACTGTAAAAATTGAACTTTCTGGTCATACTGACAATGTTGGAAGCGATGCTTCTAATAATAAATTGTCACAAGATCGTGTGAATTCTGTGAAAAAATATTTGGTTGACAAAGGTATTAATGAAAGTAGAATGACTGCCAAAGGATATGGAAAAACTAAGCCAGTTGCTACTAATGATACAGAAGAAGGAAGACAACAAAATCGAAGGGTTGAGTTTAGCATCATAGAGAAATAA
- the cyoE gene encoding heme o synthase, translating to MDNQPEISQTNIVALRAGIKDYLMLGKFRLSMLVAITACIGYIVGVFKHPEVAEFSILSLLLLLVGGFLLSASSNALNQVIERDSDRLMSRTQNRPLVTNVLSVNEALVFAFITAVLSIFILGITFNATVAFLGLGSLVIYAFVYTPLKKVSPVCAFVGAFPGAAPPMLGFIGATGEITFIALVIFAIQFFWQFIHFWSLAWLLHEDYLKAGYFMLPSRQGKSKRSAFQIWWYALLMTLTSAIPFIVGFSGPFYLLVAMICGGLVMWYALQLYKTLENKEAKKVMLSSYMHIVFVLLALLM from the coding sequence TTGGACAATCAGCCTGAAATATCACAAACAAACATTGTAGCACTAAGAGCCGGAATCAAGGATTATCTAATGTTAGGTAAATTTCGTTTGTCAATGCTTGTCGCTATTACTGCATGTATTGGATATATTGTTGGCGTGTTTAAGCATCCTGAAGTTGCGGAATTTAGCATTTTATCATTGCTTTTGCTCCTTGTTGGTGGCTTTCTTTTGTCTGCTTCTTCAAACGCATTAAATCAAGTTATTGAAAGAGATTCTGATAGGTTGATGTCAAGGACACAAAATAGACCGCTTGTTACCAACGTGTTGTCTGTGAATGAAGCCTTAGTTTTTGCTTTTATTACTGCAGTGCTAAGCATTTTCATTCTTGGTATTACTTTTAATGCAACAGTTGCTTTTTTAGGTTTAGGTTCACTTGTAATATATGCATTTGTGTACACTCCTCTAAAAAAGGTGAGCCCTGTATGTGCATTTGTTGGGGCATTTCCCGGTGCAGCCCCGCCAATGTTAGGGTTTATTGGCGCAACAGGTGAAATTACTTTTATTGCTTTAGTGATTTTTGCGATACAATTTTTTTGGCAATTTATTCATTTTTGGAGTTTGGCTTGGTTACTTCATGAAGATTATTTAAAGGCTGGCTACTTTATGCTTCCTTCTCGACAAGGAAAAAGTAAAAGAAGTGCTTTTCAAATATGGTGGTATGCTTTATTAATGACACTTACAAGTGCAATACCTTTTATTGTTGGCTTTAGTGGTCCGTTCTATTTGCTTGTTGCAATGATATGCGGAGGGCTTGTGATGTGGTATGCACTACAACTTTATAAAACACTGGAAAACAAAGAAGCAAAAAAAGTAATGTTGTCAAGCTATATGCACATTGTTTTTGTTTTGCTCGCTCTTTTAATGTAA
- a CDS encoding cytochrome oxidase subunit III, with protein MTTNFETNNHLQDSKNLKSSGSFGVHPVIFLVWLLIIASIMLFAGFLSAYIVHRTDGLRNEAWLQFDLPIWFWISAGIAIASSLLMQKAYNAAKKDDVQLVPSLVLLSIVTGVAFGVSQFLGWKDMISRGLFISNQEPEEISASFVYVISFVHLAHILIGLSLLILTFFKSLKLNVHRKNLVFINISTTYWHFLGLLWICILLFLYFAR; from the coding sequence ATGACTACTAATTTTGAAACAAATAATCACCTTCAAGATTCCAAAAACTTAAAAAGTTCAGGAAGTTTTGGCGTTCATCCTGTAATTTTTCTTGTTTGGCTTTTAATAATCGCCTCCATAATGCTCTTTGCAGGTTTTCTAAGTGCATATATTGTACATAGAACAGATGGGTTACGTAATGAAGCGTGGTTGCAATTTGATTTACCAATATGGTTTTGGATTAGTGCCGGAATCGCCATAGCCTCAAGTTTATTAATGCAGAAGGCATATAATGCAGCTAAAAAAGACGATGTACAATTGGTGCCAAGTTTAGTATTGCTTTCAATTGTTACAGGAGTAGCATTTGGAGTATCACAATTCTTAGGCTGGAAAGATATGATAAGCAGAGGGTTATTTATTTCAAATCAGGAGCCGGAGGAAATTTCTGCGAGTTTTGTATATGTGATTTCTTTTGTTCACTTAGCTCATATTCTCATAGGACTTTCTTTATTAATCCTTACGTTCTTTAAGTCTTTAAAGTTAAACGTCCATCGCAAAAACCTTGTGTTTATTAATATCTCCACAACTTATTGGCATTTTCTTGGGTTGCTTTGGATTTGTATTCTTTTATTTCTTTACTTTGCGCGGTAA
- a CDS encoding cytochrome c oxidase subunit 3 has protein sequence MSNTTTIQQAKPTWAGGRSPFNVSYGKLMMWIFLISDIFTFSSLLVFYGATRFANWDIWPSPDMVFNHFPFAGHTHLPLFFVSLMTFVLIFSSVTMVLAVEAGQRNSHKEVGKYMLLTIIGGIIFLSCQAWEWSVFIGEGARLYENNFGLSEAGFKYAHSLKLFDHYHWEEGFRVAGAPQFSAFFFLVTGFHGFHVLSGVIINIVVYLNVIFGTYERRGHYDMVEKVGLYWHFVDLVWVFVFTFFYLI, from the coding sequence ATGTCAAATACTACTACAATACAACAAGCTAAGCCCACATGGGCAGGAGGTCGCTCTCCATTTAATGTTAGCTATGGAAAGTTGATGATGTGGATATTCTTGATTTCGGATATCTTTACATTTTCTTCACTTTTAGTTTTTTATGGTGCCACCAGATTTGCTAATTGGGATATATGGCCATCGCCAGATATGGTGTTTAATCACTTCCCTTTTGCAGGTCATACCCACTTACCTTTATTTTTTGTTAGCTTAATGACTTTTGTCCTAATTTTCAGTTCAGTAACAATGGTGCTGGCAGTTGAGGCAGGTCAAAGGAATTCACACAAAGAAGTAGGTAAGTATATGTTGTTGACTATTATTGGCGGAATTATTTTCCTTTCTTGTCAAGCATGGGAATGGTCTGTATTTATTGGAGAAGGTGCACGATTATACGAGAACAACTTTGGATTATCTGAAGCCGGATTTAAGTATGCACATAGTCTTAAATTGTTTGATCACTATCATTGGGAAGAAGGATTTAGAGTGGCAGGTGCTCCGCAGTTCTCAGCCTTTTTCTTTTTGGTTACAGGTTTTCATGGATTTCACGTACTAAGCGGTGTGATTATCAATATTGTAGTTTATCTAAATGTAATTTTTGGTACGTATGAAAGAAGAGGGCACTACGATATGGTTGAGAAGGTAGGTCTCTATTGGCACTTTGTTGACTTAGTTTGGGTGTTTGTGTTTACCTTTTTCTATCTCATCTAA
- a CDS encoding cytochrome C oxidase subunit IV family protein produces the protein MSTINQVMEDPEKQYDPTVYVPEAHSHGKKEVWMVFWVLLFLTLIDVVLYFTFKPSNLRNYTFIALGLLKGFYIVGTFMHLKYEVKNLVLTILLPLILVVYLIALVIHEGGAIELSNYI, from the coding sequence ATGAGTACAATAAATCAAGTAATGGAAGATCCGGAAAAACAATATGACCCGACTGTTTATGTCCCTGAGGCACATAGCCATGGTAAGAAAGAAGTTTGGATGGTTTTTTGGGTATTGTTGTTTCTAACCTTAATTGATGTAGTTCTTTACTTCACATTTAAACCTTCTAATCTTAGAAATTACACCTTTATTGCATTAGGACTTCTGAAAGGGTTTTATATAGTCGGAACATTTATGCACCTTAAATATGAAGTTAAAAATCTAGTTTTAACTATACTTTTACCTTTGATTTTGGTAGTGTATTTGATTGCATTAGTAATTCATGAAGGCGGAGCAATCGAACTCTCTAACTATATATAA